CCTATGTTGAATTGCCCATGTGCTTGAAGGCCAATTATGCAAAAAACAATTGCTGCTATTAATTTATTATTTAGCATTGCGTATATATTATTTCTCAAAGGTAATAAACGGTCTCAAAATTAAAATATTAAATAACTATGTTAAAGCCGATTATATTCTTGCTTTTGCTTTGGAGTTTTGCAGGATGCATTCCGGCCGAAGTATCAAATGAAATTAAAGATGAAGGTTATCGTGAAACCGATATTGTGTTTACAAAGCACGCCAAATGCCGCATGAAATGCAGGTTTATAGACGAGGCCGAAGTGCGCGAAATAATTGCCAATGGTGATGTTAATATGGCCAAAAGTAATTCGAGGGATAGGCCGTGTCCCACTTTTGCTTTGGAAGGCATAACCAGCGATAAGCAACATGTGCGCATCGTAATTGCCGATTGCGATGGCCCGAATAAAGTTGTAACTGCCATTGACCTTGAAAATGACTATGCCTGCGATTGCAAATAATCAGCATAAAGAAACGCCCTGCAAGGCAGGGCGTAGTATTTTTTAAAGCTATTAAAAAAAACAGCAATGCTACTCCTTTGCAAACTTAACACGGGCTACCGAATTTTTTTGAACCACCTCCAGTGTATATAAGCCTGATGAAATATTCTTTAAATCAATTTTTAATTGACCATTGACTCCTTGAAGCAATTGCTGTTGATTATATACGATCCTTCCGGAGGCATCGTATATGGTTATAGTTATTGCTGAATTTGTAACAACCCCGGTTTGAATATAAAGTGAATTGCCGGCAGGGTTTGGAAATAACACCATGTCGCTTTGGTTTAATTGTGATATTCCAAGATAAAATCCAACCACGTTGCTTGGAACCTGACATCCATTGCTATCAGCTATAAGTACATAGTAGTTTCCACTAACCGTAGGAGTATATGTTTGTGCGGTGCTGTAAACGGTGGTGTCGCCAACAATAAACCATTGATAACTAAAAGCTGAAGTAGAGCTAAGTACATTGTTATTTAACGTAGCAACCGGTGCCACAGGCAATTGAAATTCGGTGATGAAGGCAGGAAATACTACCGAATCGCATCCAACATTATTGCATGCTACAAGGGTTACATCAAATGTTCCATAATTATTATAGCAAATATTTTGTGGGTTTTGATCGGTAGAAGTAGCAGGAGAGGCACCGGTAAAATACCACATCCATGAGTAGGGGCTGTTTTGTGTAAGGTCAGTAAAGTCAATACAGTTTTTATCACAAAATAAAGAGTCGTTAGCGGCTATATTGACAATAACATTAGCGCATGCTGTATAAATCAACGCAACAGAGTCAGCGCTCTTACATCCGTTAATGTCTGTTACTGTAACAGTATACGTTCCACTGTTGAGCGTGGTTATGTTGCCGGCAGTGCTGCCATTGCTCCAAAGGTAGGTGTTAAATGCTCCCGGGTCAAGCATATAGGATTGGCCTATACATAAGGTACTGTCAGGTCCCAGGTTGGGTTGTGGTGCAGGATATATGGTTATAGGATACACTAAAGTGTCAATACTTAAGTTTAGGTATACAACTATAAGTTGCACATTATAGGTGCCGGCAGCGCTGTAGTAATGTGCCGCGCTATAGTTAAAAGAGGTATTAAGAGGCCCCGATCCGGGGTCGCCAAAGTTCCACGATACTGCAGCTAATATTACAGAATCAGACACTACGAATGTTGTAGTATCACCCAGACAGAAGTTTTCAATTTGTGCATTATTATTAAAAAATGCGGATTGAAAATTAGGCAATCCTAATCCGCAAAATTTGCCTCCAAGCGAAGGGCCAACAGCATTAAACCCGCATGCTACTCCAGGCGAATCGGGGTATTCAATTACTCCTAAATTGGATAAGCCATCACGTGCCAGATATACTTTATTGTCAGGCCCAATTTGAAGGTGACCTTCATCATTGCTAAATCCTGAACCAACCAATACCTCTGAAGCTATAACAGCTGCCGCACTGCCGGCATTGCAATCATATTGATAGATTGCGCTGCCAAACGGATTGTGACCGCGGTATAAAAACCGGCTGTTAGGAGAGAAGCTTAAACCATACACCTGATTCGAAACTGGAATATCAATTGGATTCGAAACAATTCCCGTTGCCGCATCAAAATCAAAAATGCCGCAATTATTGGTGCCTCCATAAGTACCAAAGGCGCATTTTTTACCATCTGGTGAAAATTGCATTTGTCCAATAGCCCCTATATCAACTATACCTATTGATGTGGTAACCGGAGTCAATGTTACACCAGCCGCAGAAACAAGATATGCGTAAAATGTGCTATTGCCAGTGCCGTGCACCATTACCCAAAAATCAACACCGTTGGCATGTTTTACACCTGCCAGTTTTTCGGAACACGAAGGATTAACAAGGGTGTTCTTGGTTGCTAAAACAACATCGCCCTTGCCTCCGTTTAAGGTCATATCAACTTCACTGAAATAAAGACTGAAGGTTGAATTGCTGAATAGATAATATTTAGATGGATTGCCGGGATTTGGAATTATCAATGCCGATTGATTGGCAGAGCTATTTCCCATAAGTCCTGTGCCATTGGGCATGATGGCATGAGTGCTGTCAACTACAATCACTCCATCGGTATAAAAAAGTAAATTGCCAGTTGCGTCTGAAATGGAAGAGCTTCCTTCATATTGATTCATGATACTGTTAAACAAAGGTAAGGGTGCACCGGTCGAAAAATTAAGAGCGCAGGTATTTCCAAAATACCAGTTCCAGGCTTCTTTTTGGGCAATTGCAAGTTGTGCTATGCTTAAAACTCCAATAAGTAGATAAAAATATTTCTTCATTGATTTGTTATTTTTAAAGATAGGAGCAAAGTAAAGAACAATTTGGATTTATGGTTTTAAAAAAATTACTTGCAAGAAAAAATTCAGATCATGTATTATAAAATAGACGACTTTGTAAAAAATTGTACTTACGAAATGCAAAGTACCATAAAGCTTTGGAAAAATCTCACAGACCAATCGTTAAGTTTTAAGCCACATCCGGATGTTCGTTCGTTGGGATTTATGGCTTGGCATATTACCGTAACTTTTACTGAAATGATGGGATTAACAGGTCTTAAGGTAGATGGAACGCATCAAGCGGATTATAATGGAGAAAGTGTAACGACTATTCTCGAAACATATGAGCGTAGCGCCACATCACTTATGAATCTTTTGCAGAGCCAATGGAAAGATGCAGATTTAGATATAGAAGATGATATGTATGGACAACGATGGAAGCGAGGAAATACGTTGCAGATTTTATTGCGACATCAAACGCATCACCGTGGAGAAATGATTCCGCTAATGCGAATGGCCGGATTGAAAGTAATAGGCATATATGGACCGAGCAAGGAAGAGTGGATAGCCTGGGGCCGCGAGCCAATGAATTAACTCCGGTAATGCATTACATATTATTTAAAGCGCCTTTAATTAATTCTTCTACAGTTGCAGTTTCGCCTTTTTGTTTAAGAGTAGTTTCCAACGCTTTTTCTGCACTGTTACGGGCAAAACCAAGGGTTACCAATGCACTCAGCGCTTCGCTGCGTCCCGATGAACGGGTTAAATTTGCAGAACTTCCGGCCAATTCAGGAACTTCCTTAAACACTTTATCGCGCAAATCAATAATTATTTTTTGTGCGCTCTTGGCACCTATCCCTTTTATTTTTTGCAATGCCGGGGCATTGCCGCTTGCTATGGTATGTTGCAAATCGTTTGGCGATAGTGATGACAATATCATGCGGGCAGTATTAGTTCCAACGCCATTTACCGTTATTAAATGCCTGAACATTTTTCTTTCGGCATCCTCTGCAAAACCATAAAGCGTATGGGCATCTTCTTTTATGGATAAGTGCAAAAATATTTTGCCCTTATGTTCATCTTTTATTTTTGAATAAGTGTGTAAGGATATATTAATTTCATATCCAATACCATTGGCTTCGACTACTATTTGTGTAGCCGTTTTTGTTATAAAATTCCCTGTTATGTATTCGTACATTGGAGTAAAAAAATAATAAATTACTAGGACTGTTTTTTCCTGCTCTGAGCATCAACAACGGCAATGGTTATCATGTTTACAATTTCGCGAATGCTGCTTCCTAACTGTAAAACATGTACAGGCTTGTTTACACCTAACAGTATGGGGCCTATGGCCTCATATCCTGCAAGTTCCATCATGAGTTTGTAGGCAATGTTGCCAGCTTCGAGCGATGGGAATATTAATGTATTGGCGCCACCATTTACCAATTCGGTAAAGGGATAATTATCCTGAAGCAGGTTTGTGTTGAAAGCCATATTTGCTTGTATTTCGCCATCAACAATAAGTCCGGGATAATTCTGATGCAGGTATTCAACGGCTTTACGTACCTTTATTACTTCGGCATCGTTGCTCGACCCAAAGTTGCTGTAAGACAGCATGGCTATGCGTGGCTTAAGATTGAATTGTTGTATAGAAGTAGCTACCAACAAGGTGATATCGACCAGTTCTTCCCAGGTTGGGCGCACGTTCACAGTGGTATCAGCAAAAAATATAGGCCCGCGTTTAGTTATAATAATATACATTCCCGCTACTACGCGTGTATTTGGCTGTTTGCCAAAAATTCTCAAGGCCGGACGAATGGTGTCTGAATATTGTCGGGTAAGTCCTGAAATTAAAGCATCTGCTTGTCCGGTTTCTACCATCATGGCACCGTAGTAATTCCGCTCGCGCATTAATTTTTTGGCTTCATACAAGGTATAGCCTTTACGTTGACGCCTTTCATAAAATTGCTCGCCAAAGCTTTGAATATAGGTGTCGTCTACACGCGGATCTATAACTGGAATTCCGCTAATGTCTAATTTGTTTTCACGGCTTATTTGTTCAATTTTTTCTTTGTTGCCTAATAGTATTGGCTTAGCAATACCTTCATCACGAGTTATCTGCGCAGCTTTCAGCATTTTGTAATTGTCGGCTTCGGCAAATACTACTCGCTGCGGATTTTGTTTGGCAGAGTTGATAAGCACCTTGCTCACCCTATCATCGCGCCCTAGTCGGTTATCCAGACTTTCGGCATAGGCAACCCAATCTGCAATGCGGGTTTGTGCCACGCCCGAATCAATAGCTGCTTTAGCTACCGCTGGAGCCACCGTGCTTATTAGGCGAGGGTCAAGAGGCTTGGGTATAATGTATTCGGTGCCAAATGATAAATTCTTTTTATTGTATGCCATGTTTACTATTTCGGGTACAGGCTCTTTGGCAAGTTGGGCAATAGCGTGTACTGCAGCCAGTTTCATGGCTTCGTTAATTTGGGTAGCTCGCACATCCAATGCGCCACGGAATATAAATGGAAAACCTATAGCGTTGTTAACCTGATTTGGATAGTCGCTTCGGCCGGTTGCAAAAATAAAATCGGTGCGTGCAGCCTTTGCGTCTTCATAGTTTATCTCAGGGTCGGGGTTTGCAAGAGCAAAGACGATGGCGTTGGGTGCCATACTTTGTACCATTTTTTTATTTAGAATATTTCCTTTCGACAGTCCAATAAAAACATCGGCATCCTGCATGGCTTCTACCAGCGTTGAAATATCGCGATGGGTTGCAAACTGCCTTTTGTGGTTGTCAGTAATCTCCATATCGGCACGAATTACTCCTTTACTGTCAAGCATAACTATATTATCCAGCTTTGCCCCTAACGATACATAGAGCTTAGTACAAGATATGGCTGATGCGCCTGCGCCATTTACAACAATGCGCACATCTTCAATTTTTTTATTGGCCAGTTCAAGTGCGTTTATTAATGCTGCTCCCGATATAATTGCAGTGCCATGCTGATCATCATGCATTACCGGTATAGTAAGTTCTTCCTTTAGCCTACGTTCAATTTCAAAACACTCGGGCGCTTTAATGTCTTCAAGGTTAATGCCGCCAAAAGTAGGAGAAATGGCCTTTACGGTTTTTACAAAATCATCTACATCGGTTTGGTTTATTTCGATATCAAACACATCAATGTCGGCAAATATTTTAAACAAAATTCCCTTGCCTTCCATTACCGGCTTCGATGCTTCGGGACCAATGTTGCCCAGGCCCAATACTGCCGTGCCATTACTTATAACCGCAACCAGGTTGCCTTTGCTTGTGTACTTATATACATCTTCGGGGTTGGCAGCTATGGCCAAACAAGGCTCGGCTACACCCGGAGAATAGGCCAAAGACAAGTCGCGTTGGGTGCTGCTGGGCTTGGTAGGTATAACTTCTATTTTTCCTGGCCTGCCCTGGCTGTGATATTCTAATGCATCTTTTGGTTCATTCATTTCTTTCTTGGTATATAGTGATAGTTATTTTTTGAATAGGTAAGATTTATAGATTCCTGTTTTTGCAATTAAGTATAAAAAAGAAACGCCCAATACGCCTAAGCCATATTTCATGCTGCGCGAAAAATTGATGGATGAAGCTTCGTCAAAATATTTAGTTGGGCAAGTTACTTCGGCAATTTCATATCCGGCATAAAAAATTTGCGCCAGCATTTGATTGTCAAATACAAAGTCATCGCTGTTTGCATGGTAATTAATAGTTTGTAAAACCTCACGTGTAAATCCACGATACCCTGTATGATACTCACTCAGTTTTTGATTCATCATAATATTTTGTGCCAGTGTAAGCATGCGGTTAAAAATATATTTATACAAAGGCATGCCGCCTTTGAGTGCTCCTTTGCCTAGTACCCGAGAACCCATCACAACTGGATATACTTCGTTTGCCATGATGCTTGCCATAGCTTCTATCAGCTTAGGCGTGTATTGATAATCGGGATGTAGCATGATAACCAAATCAGCGTTCAACGATAATGCTTTGTCATAACACGATTTTTGATTGCCACCATATCCTCGGTTTTTTTGGTGCACTATTACATGTTTAATTCCTAATTGTCTGGCTACCTCAGTTGTGTCGTCTTTGCTGGCATCGTCCACTAATATTACTTCATCCACAATGTTAAAAGGAATTTCAGCATAAGTATCGCCAAGCGTTTTTGCTGCATTGTAAGCGGGCAATACAATTACAAGTTTCTTGTTCTTGATCATATCGGTTGTAAAGGAATTAAATTTATGATGGAATGGAAAATTACGATGCGAGAAGTTATACAGCTAATTCGATTTGCTTTTACCTGAGGAAGGAAATATCTAGTGATTTTATTCGCAAATTCATTGATGAAATTCTTTCAGAAGGCCAAAAAAAAACTTCGTTTTTGAATGCCCCAATCATTTTTAACTTTTGAATTTACACACTTTATGAAACAGTGTTGTTCCAGGCAATATACACGTTTGCTCTTTCCCGATTTTTCACAATCATTAATATGAACTTGCTTTTGCTCTTTGCTAAATCGCGATTTGTTTGTTTGCATTTTTTCTCTTTATTTTACTGCAAACTAACAGACTATGAAAAATATACACAATATGGGTTGGTCGGTGGGATACAAAGGAATAAATAAGATTGATGTTTCTTTATTTGCCAATGGAATTTACAAATTCAAATTAGTATCAGGCAATAAGGCAATAAATTCTAAGTCACTTTTAATTTTAAAGTAGTGATGAATTTACTTATTCAGAGTAGAGCAATATTTTTTGCTTTACTCTGTGGATTTATTGGCCTCAAACAAAATTCGAATTGTCAAAACCTTATTATAAATGGCAATTTCGAAGATACGATTCCCTGTGGCATTTGGAATGTTGGTTGGTTGCCAATTTTGCCATGTTCACTTTGGTATCAATCTTATTCATCCTCTGATTTTTTATCATCTTCTTACACACAATGGTGTGGATCTGCTCCTATCGGAATTATTGGATACCAACTACCCAAGAGTGGTAGTTCTTATTGTGGATTTGCCACATATGTAGCGCATCCTGATGAAGGTTACCGTGAATTCTTAGGAGGAGTATTAACTGATTCATTTATATTATACATCTATGTTTGTAAGTGCTGCTAATGATTGTCAATTTTTTACTGATAAAATTGGAATGTATTTTTCTGTAGATAGTTTTTATAGCGATACAGGGTATTATTTTAATGTAACGCCACAAGTAGAAAATACTTCTGGCAACATTTTAATGGATACATTAAATTGGATAGAAGTTGGAGGTTATTTCATTGCGCAAGGAGGTGAGAAATATATTTGTTTAGGTAACTTTAGTAATATACAGATGACTTTGGTAGATAGTAATTATAACACTAATGGTCTAGCACCTGGAGCATATTACTACATTGATGACATCTCCGTCATAGACTGCACCGCATCTAGCATTAACGAGATACCTGCATTGGAGTTTCAATTATTAAACAATGCAGCAAGGCATACACTCACCGTTACAAGCGAGAGCATCAGTGAGTTTACTATTTTAGCATTAGATGGCAAAAAAGTAAAGAGCCAATATTATCATAAAGAAGAAAGTAAAATAGAAATAGATATTGGCTCGCTTGCGCGTGGTATGTATTTGCTTCAGGTAATGGATAAAAGAAAACGGCTGGGGTATAAAAGGTTTGTGAG
This window of the Bacteroidota bacterium genome carries:
- a CDS encoding DUF4258 domain-containing protein, which encodes MLKPIIFLLLLWSFAGCIPAEVSNEIKDEGYRETDIVFTKHAKCRMKCRFIDEAEVREIIANGDVNMAKSNSRDRPCPTFALEGITSDKQHVRIVIADCDGPNKVVTAIDLENDYACDCK
- a CDS encoding T9SS type A sorting domain-containing protein; the encoded protein is MKKYFYLLIGVLSIAQLAIAQKEAWNWYFGNTCALNFSTGAPLPLFNSIMNQYEGSSSISDATGNLLFYTDGVIVVDSTHAIMPNGTGLMGNSSANQSALIIPNPGNPSKYYLFSNSTFSLYFSEVDMTLNGGKGDVVLATKNTLVNPSCSEKLAGVKHANGVDFWVMVHGTGNSTFYAYLVSAAGVTLTPVTTSIGIVDIGAIGQMQFSPDGKKCAFGTYGGTNNCGIFDFDAATGIVSNPIDIPVSNQVYGLSFSPNSRFLYRGHNPFGSAIYQYDCNAGSAAAVIASEVLVGSGFSNDEGHLQIGPDNKVYLARDGLSNLGVIEYPDSPGVACGFNAVGPSLGGKFCGLGLPNFQSAFFNNNAQIENFCLGDTTTFVVSDSVILAAVSWNFGDPGSGPLNTSFNYSAAHYYSAAGTYNVQLIVVYLNLSIDTLVYPITIYPAPQPNLGPDSTLCIGQSYMLDPGAFNTYLWSNGSTAGNITTLNSGTYTVTVTDINGCKSADSVALIYTACANVIVNIAANDSLFCDKNCIDFTDLTQNSPYSWMWYFTGASPATSTDQNPQNICYNNYGTFDVTLVACNNVGCDSVVFPAFITEFQLPVAPVATLNNNVLSSTSAFSYQWFIVGDTTVYSTAQTYTPTVSGNYYVLIADSNGCQVPSNVVGFYLGISQLNQSDMVLFPNPAGNSLYIQTGVVTNSAITITIYDASGRIVYNQQQLLQGVNGQLKIDLKNISSGLYTLEVVQKNSVARVKFAKE
- a CDS encoding DinB family protein encodes the protein MYYKIDDFVKNCTYEMQSTIKLWKNLTDQSLSFKPHPDVRSLGFMAWHITVTFTEMMGLTGLKVDGTHQADYNGESVTTILETYERSATSLMNLLQSQWKDADLDIEDDMYGQRWKRGNTLQILLRHQTHHRGEMIPLMRMAGLKVIGIYGPSKEEWIAWGREPMN
- the ruvA gene encoding Holliday junction branch migration protein RuvA, translated to MYEYITGNFITKTATQIVVEANGIGYEINISLHTYSKIKDEHKGKIFLHLSIKEDAHTLYGFAEDAERKMFRHLITVNGVGTNTARMILSSLSPNDLQHTIASGNAPALQKIKGIGAKSAQKIIIDLRDKVFKEVPELAGSSANLTRSSGRSEALSALVTLGFARNSAEKALETTLKQKGETATVEELIKGALNNM
- a CDS encoding NADP-dependent malic enzyme encodes the protein MNEPKDALEYHSQGRPGKIEVIPTKPSSTQRDLSLAYSPGVAEPCLAIAANPEDVYKYTSKGNLVAVISNGTAVLGLGNIGPEASKPVMEGKGILFKIFADIDVFDIEINQTDVDDFVKTVKAISPTFGGINLEDIKAPECFEIERRLKEELTIPVMHDDQHGTAIISGAALINALELANKKIEDVRIVVNGAGASAISCTKLYVSLGAKLDNIVMLDSKGVIRADMEITDNHKRQFATHRDISTLVEAMQDADVFIGLSKGNILNKKMVQSMAPNAIVFALANPDPEINYEDAKAARTDFIFATGRSDYPNQVNNAIGFPFIFRGALDVRATQINEAMKLAAVHAIAQLAKEPVPEIVNMAYNKKNLSFGTEYIIPKPLDPRLISTVAPAVAKAAIDSGVAQTRIADWVAYAESLDNRLGRDDRVSKVLINSAKQNPQRVVFAEADNYKMLKAAQITRDEGIAKPILLGNKEKIEQISRENKLDISGIPVIDPRVDDTYIQSFGEQFYERRQRKGYTLYEAKKLMRERNYYGAMMVETGQADALISGLTRQYSDTIRPALRIFGKQPNTRVVAGMYIIITKRGPIFFADTTVNVRPTWEELVDITLLVATSIQQFNLKPRIAMLSYSNFGSSNDAEVIKVRKAVEYLHQNYPGLIVDGEIQANMAFNTNLLQDNYPFTELVNGGANTLIFPSLEAGNIAYKLMMELAGYEAIGPILLGVNKPVHVLQLGSSIREIVNMITIAVVDAQSRKKQS
- a CDS encoding glycosyltransferase family 2 protein; translation: MIKNKKLVIVLPAYNAAKTLGDTYAEIPFNIVDEVILVDDASKDDTTEVARQLGIKHVIVHQKNRGYGGNQKSCYDKALSLNADLVIMLHPDYQYTPKLIEAMASIMANEVYPVVMGSRVLGKGALKGGMPLYKYIFNRMLTLAQNIMMNQKLSEYHTGYRGFTREVLQTINYHANSDDFVFDNQMLAQIFYAGYEIAEVTCPTKYFDEASSINFSRSMKYGLGVLGVSFLYLIAKTGIYKSYLFKK
- a CDS encoding T9SS type A sorting domain-containing protein; amino-acid sequence: MFVSAANDCQFFTDKIGMYFSVDSFYSDTGYYFNVTPQVENTSGNILMDTLNWIEVGGYFIAQGGEKYICLGNFSNIQMTLVDSNYNTNGLAPGAYYYIDDISVIDCTASSINEIPALEFQLLNNAARHTLTVTSESISEFTILALDGKKVKSQYYHKEESKIEIDIGSLARGMYLLQVMDKRKRLGYKRFVRW